In the genome of Aedes aegypti strain LVP_AGWG chromosome 2, AaegL5.0 Primary Assembly, whole genome shotgun sequence, the window agtCATGAGACAaattctttccgagttcaagagtttatctttcgatatctaggaggggaacgattccgaatcagtggagtagcagaccttcttcttcttctttctggcatcacgtccccactgggacaaagcctgcttctcagcttagtgttttttttattagcacttccacagttattaactgagagcttactgtgccaatgaccatttttgcatgcgtatatcgtgtagcaggtacgaagatactctatgccctgggaagtcgagaaaatttccaacacgaaaagatccttgaccggtgggattcgaacccacgaccctcagcttggtcctgctgaatagctgcgcgtttaccgctacggctatctgagcccccagtagcagacctcttaacttctaaaataagctttttgtttcaaggaatctaaatgtttcatgggatgaaacctgttcacagtttcaacaaacgactttgaaccttataagtagaagcaataattcgatacgctagagtaccgatgcatgggcaaaatcagtatcattcaaccagcttagtggccgaacctgattaaggggcgcgcttttgagagtttaatggtgacaaactgttttctccaaaaggtataaatagcggtatctttttctaaagaggctctatgcaaaatagtaaagaatgatatttgtataaaaaatgactacttcattatttctcaatagtaatggagtagaacgacatgcactaaacaaaggacacgggtataccacaaaagatcaaagaaaactggtcgcagtggttcatcccgaacagaaacagaaaaaaaatctaatattcCTTATCCGAAAAAAGCTGTCAAAAAATTTTGAATGTTAAGTTTTTTGACGAAAACCTTGGAAAGTCATTCATAAATTCCAATGGATTGttttaatcttgatgttaacatttctttacaaactaaacttgatattgacaatgttcttgaaactttaacaaatttcattgttgaagccaggagcattgtaACTCCAAAATGTGAATCCGTGACTATAGACGattatcttaaactcttgatccgtcttaaaaacgggcactcgcgatcctgttatgaaaattatatggcaagatttgcagaaagaaatcaaaaaacgtttttcacaattaagaaactaaaattttgaaaataaaatttcttaattggactctggctctaagcccttttagaaattatctaaaaatttgaaaaaccctCTGaaaccaataccggcattgaaagaggaaaacaaattattactaactaattgcgaaaaagctcaaaaacttgctatgcaggttgaaagcgcgcacaattttaatttaggacttactagtccaattgaaaatcaagttactcatgacatcgaaaatattctcaatcaagagaacgttttcgaaaattcctgagaGACTGATttagaagaagtgagaactattattaaaatgggggcggacctggtgtagtggttagaacacacgcctctcacgccgaggacctgggatcgaatcccatccccgagatagtcactaaaaatttcagtgacgacttccttcggaagggaagtaaagccgttggtcccgagatgaactagcccagggctaaaaatctcgttaataaatagaaaaaaaaactattattaaaaattcaaaaatataaaagctcctggcgatgatggaattttctacatcctcatcaagaaacttccagaaagtagcttttaatttttagttgatatatttaacaaatgttttcaatgagcatattttcctgaccaatggaaaaatgctaaggttgtaccaattttaaaaccagacaaaaatcctgcagaagcttctagctatcgtccaatcagtttgctttcctccatttctaaactttttggaaaggtcattttgaacagaatgatggcccacatcaacgaaaattcagttACCTGCCAGCCATCGTTCGCGTCTGACGTATTGCTTTGCCTCTCGCTTCGTTCGCTGTTCGTTTAAAATGTCCGGTGCGCGATAAAATACTTTAATGGTAGAACTGTGAGGACACTACAGTTCGCCCTGATGTGGCAAAGGTGCAACAATTCTTGGAGAAAGAATTAAAACTCCAGTATACGGACATTAAGAGCATACAGTTGCATCACACACGCAACTGTGTGCTCATTGAGATGAGATCTAAGGAGATTGTCGAGCGCTACCAATTAGAGCACAATTGGAAGCGGACTATGCTTTGTGATTGTGACAATACAAAGTTTCGAATTCCGGTTTATGTGAACTGCGATGCAGTGACGGTTCGGGTCCACGACCTCCCACCGTCGATGAGTCACGTCACCGTGGCCAACCACATGTTAAAGTATGGAGAGGTAATCTCTATCAGAAATGAGAAGTAAAAGCATCACTTCCCCGGAATTTCCAATGGAGTGCGAGTGCTACGAATGAATTTACTGCGCCAAATTCCTTCATtcatttcaatagaaaatgaaGTTACTATGGTCTCTTATATAAACCAACCTAAATCATGCCAACGGTGCGCACTACCGGCTCATCCTGGCACAAAATGCCCAGCTTCAATCCCAGAACTAACAAATAAATCACTGCAAACATCAACAGCATCCGAGTTGTTTAATCAGGATGATTTTCCTCCGATAAACGACAATCGACAACAATCACCATCTCCCGTTCGTGAAGAAGCGAAACAAcagaacgacgacgacgactggaCTGATGATGACAATGCATCACACTAATCCACCGAACACAATGGGGCTTCACACAAGCGACGGCGATCGAGGCGGGTTAACGAGAAAAGTGCGGAACAAAAAAGGCTTGCGCAGATCAGTGTTCCCCAAACGCTGATCTTATGGAGATCGTTGTATCATCGGACGATACACTTGGTTCACCgagaaataaaattgttaatagTTCTATTTCTTCTATCCATAGTAGAAAATGATAATCGGCTCTGTAAAGCTTTATTCGGCGTGTGAGCCTTTGAATAAACAAactggtaaaaaaaatcaacgaaaattcaatttttgccaatgaacagtttggattctgccatggacattcgaccactcatcaacttttacgtgtaacaaatttgatccgttccaacaaatctgaaggctatactgctggtcttgctcttctagacatagaaaaagcattcgacagtgtttggcatgaaggtttgatcgtaaaattaaaaaacttcaattttccaacacaccgttttgaatcatattacggacagctttttattccggacacttaataagctttttctatagaaatctatgcaaacttataatgtccaactgccttagacgtctctttagcggcttgacgacttcaactgatggtttgacttttctaataatgatttccatgaggtgtccggaattcgaatcaaagtgtctgaAATATTTgtcaaaagtgagggagcgtccggaataagaatcatgaagaggccacacatttcgatttatttaaaattattcaagttgcggatgcgtattctttacctaccattcgaaagttaagggtttctgacgctcgataacgctgagaaatcattcagaatgatttattttatatattctatgctgagttatacttcactaaagccttaagtgtccgtaatatgaatcaaaacggtacattgttagaataattcaaagttatctgtcaaatcgtacacttcaggttaattatcagaactccaggtctgaaagacttcatgtaagagctggtgttcctcaagtcagcattttgagaccaatattatacaatattttcacatctgagttacctcagggatgtcaaaaatgtttgtttgcggatttcaggcaaaaatcgttacaatcttctattgccacgattaatgcgtgtatatatatttaggttaagtaaattgaaaacatgtttttttttctcttataagcggGTGAAATCaagtcacctgtaaaaaatctgaactgctacggcaaatgaaatgtaatatgttgttaacaaaatattaataaaatcttaaatttgttttaccaaattaggatgatagtgttgtctaacaaaGAAAACATCGATACAAGAAATTAATAggatgtttggaatgatactaataaagaaataaaaaaaagcgacttccgtttgaactgacatttcttttcaactgcgtactgccataaaaaatgcgcttttttgatcgattccttgcaagaatttcccatgcatcaagataggcaaAGAAATTACTTTTCAGCAGCGATTCAGACTAAAAAAAAGCCAGATTCGCTGCtgaacgtctgtttgtctgtagtAAAGGTTAAACATTGATCTCGAAGTAAAGAATTTTCAGAGGTCCCCGGGATGTTGGTAGAGTATTGAAGAGGGTTACAGGGTTGAGAATCACTACTCTAGCTGATGATAGTCGGAGGGATAAGTGCGCCCATTCCTGTTTGTAAACTCATTGTTTTGCAGCCCAAAAAGATTACAGTGAAAGTCCTATCAAATAAATCAACGTTAaggttttgaattttaaatttcctAACATCAAATTGATAAACAAttattctcaaaattttcaccTATTTTCTTCCAGGAAATGGAGGCAATTGAAGAACAATGGCGCATCGAGACACGTGACTTGTTACAACTTATAAGTCGTTTGCAAAACGAAAACCGACGATTGGCCAAAGCCCAAAGTACTGAAACTATGTCTTCTAAAAGTTACCCAACCGACACACCAAACGTCGAAAACCAACCGCAAATGTTTTGTGCAAACTGTGACTCATCTACTATTTCCAAgctaaaaacaaaaatcaatgaacagagcGGCGATCTAAAGTTCAAGGAACGTGAACTTCATGAGAAGCTGTCTGAGATATCCGCCATGTCGTCTCAAATCGAAAGACTGAAAAGTTCGTTGGGCGAATGTCGTAGAAGGCAAAAGCTATCGCAGAATCAGATGATAACACTATTCGAAGAACGCGCCGATTTTCTCGCCCAGCTGCAAGATCAGCAACATGAGATAACTATGCTGCGAAAACGGCTTGGCATAGCCGAGAAGGAAAACGAAGATTTAACAGACATAGTCAAGGAGGACGAAAAGCCTCGATTTTCAACGGTGGAGTTGAAGGAGGTGCTGACAGAACGAAACGAACTGAAGTTAAGGGTGAATGACTTGGAACAGGAACTCCTAGTATGCAAACAACCGAATGCCGCTGATATCGAAAACGACACATCCTGTCCTTCCTCCACCCACGATTTGCCCGTGCAGGGTCCATTGCCATATGAACCAGACGATGCTCCCTGGAAGAAACATTCCGAGAGCGGCATCCGCAAGTTGTAAGTATAGCAAGCTATATTCTAAGAAAGGCTAGAGTTCTTCCGATAGCAGGAActtttctcagatttctcggaaaaagcttcagaaattcttccaatgatttttattgcaataCTGAACTTTTGGAATACTTTTAAGAACactccagaaatttttatagagattccttcaccaattctttcaggaattcgtccagagagagaaatttctccagaattcgcTCCATGAAATTCCTGTGTATTTTCCCCAATGCTCttccaggatttcttccagagattttactGCTAACCCTTCTACTGATTTGTCCAATTGTAACTCAAGAAGAACTCacaaggattcctacaagagTCTTCCAAGATAATCCACCAAGATTCATTCCGGAGTGTTTGAATAAATCCGTTTAGATATTTTTTACAGGAAGCCACacgaaaatttctccaggagtctGATTTTTTCGGTTATTCTTGCAGTAATTTTTatatggattccttcaagaattatagCGTTTCTCCAATTGCCtaaaaatcattcaaagattatttcagggaATTAATAAGAGAATCTTCCAGAAAGTCATCGATAAATTAGTGAAATGTCCGGTAGGATTCTCTGATAAATCCTAATAAAAGTTCTTTTCTTCTGATTCcattttgttctttttgttTCCTTTGTCCCAGTTTGGTCCCTTTTTGGACTTTTTTCAGGCATGAGGtctttaaaattaatgttttgagGACTCTTAGTCGCTACTAGCcctgattattattattagttaGCTTTATAATAGTGATTTTTGCCGCTTTATGTGCAATAATGTGCATTATTCATACATGATCATTCTTATCATTTTGCGACGCCTATGATCCACctattgttttcatcatttttcaaaaatcttctaTGGACTCCCTTGCGTAGCATGAACGTCATAGCCATAACGTAAAGCAAAATAAAACTTCTACCTAACAGAAATATATATAATTTCTTTTTCATTGAATGTTATTTTCAGCTTCCGAAAGTTGTTCTCTGATGTGAACAGCGAAACTGCAAGCTTCCCACGCCGCTCAGTATCTACTTTGACTAAAATGGCACTATCATCTGGACCTCACAGCGACATTCCGATATAAGTGATTTTATCATTATAATCAGTATTAGTAACTTGTTGTGATGTTCTTAGTTTGTTTTAAGTAGTATAACGTTAAACCATAGTTCCAGTAGAAAAATATCAATGTCAAAAATGGCTGGAAAACCATTTCGAGTGGCTTATTGTATGT includes:
- the LOC5576379 gene encoding RILP-like protein homolog, coding for MNTAEEISVVDVYDLASDVGKEFEKIIDKNGPNAVTDLIPKVINILELLETLAVRREGECALVQELNDKISQLENDKQEKAEFKKKIDKEMEAIEEQWRIETRDLLQLISRLQNENRRLAKAQSTETMSSKSYPTDTPNVENQPQMFCANCDSSTISKLKTKINEQSGDLKFKERELHEKLSEISAMSSQIERLKSSLGECRRRQKLSQNQMITLFEERADFLAQLQDQQHEITMLRKRLGIAEKENEDLTDIVKEDEKPRFSTVELKEVLTERNELKLRVNDLEQELLVCKQPNAADIENDTSCPSSTHDLPVQGPLPYEPDDAPWKKHSESGIRKFFRKLFSDVNSETASFPRRSVSTLTKMALSSGPHSDIPI